In Terriglobia bacterium, the genomic stretch CAGAAGGGGAAGCGGTCGTAGAAAAACATGGTGCGCGGGATGCCGACTTTTTTGCGGTTCCCCGCCGGCGGCTTCAGCACCTGCTCCAGAATCTTGTCGCGATATTCAATCAGGTCATCGACCACCGGCTTGCGGTCGGTGCGGGCGCGCTTGCGGAACTTGTCGGAGCACTTGTCGCCCCAGTAGGTGCGCTCGCCCTCGATATTGAATTCCTTGATGTCGCAGAAATTGGAGCACGCCTTGCAGACGAACTCGCGCGTTTTGTAGTCGACCCGGTCGAGATGGTAGCCGCGGAACTTGCTGGCCGGGCGCCCGCGCTGCTGCATGACCTCCTGCGCGATCAGGGCCATGCCGATGGCGCCGATCACGCCATTGTGCGGCGGCACGATGATGCGCTTGCCGAGGATCTGCGAAAACGCGGCGGCGACGGAGTCGTTGTAGGCAGTGCCGCCCTGAAAAAAAATGGCGTCGCCGATCTTGCGCCCGCGCACGACGCGGTTCAGATAATTCAGCGCGACCGAGTACGCCAGGCCGGCGGCCAGATCGCCGACCTCGGCGCCCTTCATCAGCAGGCTGGAGACGTCGCGCTCCATGAAGACGGTGCAGCGCTCGCCCAGGCGCGCCGGCTTGGTGGAAGCCAGCGCCAGGCTCGCGAACTCGTCCTTAATGGAGATGCCGAGCTTCTCCGCTTGCTCTTCCAGAAACGATCCCGTGCCGGCGGCGCAGGCTTCGTTCATGGTGAAATCTACGACGACGCCGTCGTCAATGCGGATGAACTTGGAATCCTGGCCGCCGATTTCGAAGATGGTGTCCACGCGCTCCATGCCGAGCCGCTCGGAGACGTGCATGGCGCCGGTTTTGTGGGCGGTGATTTCGTCGTTGACGGTGTCGGCTCCGACCAGTTCGCCGATCAGTTCGCGCCCGGAGCCGGTGGTGCCAACGCCGAGGATGTTCAACCGGTCGCCCAGCACCTGCTCGATCTCCTCCAGCCCCTTGTCCACGACCTCGATGGGACGGCCCTGCGTGCGCAGATAGATTTCGTGCAGCAGATTGCCGTGCGTATCGATCGCGACCAGGTTGGTGCTGACCGAGCCGATGTCAATGCCGAGGTAGGCGTCAATCTTGCCTTTGTCGGGCACAGTAACGTCCGCGACGCGGTCGCGCAGCAGCAGCACACCCTCCATGGACAGCGGTTCGGAACAGGCGAAGCTCTGTTTCCCTGCGTGCTGCCGGAGCTGGTGAATGCGCTTGAAGGAGCGCTTGCGCGTCTCGCCGGTTTCGAAGATGGCCGCGCCCAGCGCGCCCAGCCAGCAGTAGTACTCGGGAACCATAAACTCGTCGTCGCTGAGCTGGAAGGCGTCGCGCATGGCGTTACGCACGCCCTGGTTGAGGGCGACGCCGCCCACGAATGCCACCGGCGGCGCCACCTGCTTGCCCTTGACGATCGCCGATTTGAAATTGCGCGCCACCGCGTCGCACAGGCCGCGCAGGATCTGTTCGGTGGTGTAGCCCTTCTGCTGGGCGTGGATCATGTCGGACTTGGCGAACACCGAGCAGCGCCCGGCAATGCGCGCCGCGCAACTAGCGCCGCACGCCGCGGGCCCGACCTCTTCCACCGTATAGAGCAGACGCGAGGCCTGCTGGTCAATGAACGAGCCGGTGCCGGCGGCGCAGTCGCCGCTCGACTGGTAATCCACGATACCGAGATACTTGGATTGCGCGGTGGGTTCGAGCCGGACGTACTTCGAGGTCTCGCCGCCCATTTCGAAGACGGTACGCACGTCGGGATAAAACTCGCGCACGCCCTTGGCCACGGTGCGAAATTCGTTTTCGAAATATATGCCGAGGACTTTGGCGATCAGCTCGCTGCCTGAGCCGGTGACGCGAATGCCTTCGACGCTTTCCTCGGGCACGTGCTCGTAGAACTCTTTCAGCAAGTCAAAGGTGGACTGCATCGGGCTGCCCTGAATGCGGCGATAACGCGAGAGCGCAAGCGGGCGCCCGGCCAGCGCGGCGGTGGCGGGGAACTCGGCGCGGAAGAATCCACCGGGATTCCTCGCAGTGAGGCGCGCGAGCCGTCCGGTGTCTTCAGCGGCGCCGATGGCGGCCAACTTGAGGCTGACGGCGCCGATGTCCAGACCAATGTTGATAGCCATGTAAGACAATGAGTTAACGCGTACATGTCTCTAGGGTCTGTGACCGTGCTCACCTGCACCTGTGAGGCAGGAACATGCGCAGTGCAAAAACCGGAGGCGAACCGGAACCAGCCAGCAGCGAACGGAAAGTTGGCGGACGCGAACGGATACGGAACAGAACGCAAGTATTTGCCGAGAAACGCTATTTTTTCTCGCCGCCGGCTTCCAGTTCCGTGGCTCGCTCCGCCGTAGCGCCGGTTTTTTCCGGGCGGAGCAGGGGAAACAGGATGACGTCGCGGATGGAGCGCGAGTCGGTCAGCAACATCGTGACACGATCAATTCCCAAACCGTAGCCCGCGGTGGGCGGCATGCCGTAGGAAAGGGCGCGGACGTAGTCGTAGTCCACCTCGGCCATGGCTTCCTCGTCACCAGCGGCGCGGGCGCGCACCTGGTCCTGGAAGCGCCGCAGTTGCTCCTCGGGATCGTTCAGCTCGCTGAAGGCGTTGCCGATTTCGAGGCCGCCGACGAAAACCTCGAAGCGCTCGACCCAGCCGGGTTCGTCACGTTTATCCTTCGATAGCGGTGAGACGGACTTGGGGAAGTCGCAAATCATGGTGGGCTGGAAGAGCATTTTTTCGGCGACGGCTTCGAACAGCGCGACGGTGGTCTTGCCAAGGTCGGCGCCGTCGAACTCGACGCGTTGGATTTCCTCGCGGCCGACTCCGTCGAGGCGCTGGCGCTCGCCAATCACTTCGCCGCGAACGGAGTTGAGGCGAGTAACGGCCGCTTCGAGCTGGGCGGCATCGGAGAAGTCGCCAACCCGCGGCGCGGGCGCGGCGGCGGCGGGCCAGTACTTGACGATCGCGTCACGCATGGAGAGCCGCTGCCACGCGGTCCAATCCAGTTCGCGGCCGTTGAAGGTGTTGACGGTCGCGCCGTTCACCTCGCGGGCCACGAAGGGCAGCATCTCCTCGGTCAGGTCCATCAGGTCGCGGTAATCGCTGTAGGCCTGGTAGAACTCGAGCATGGTGAACTCGGGGTTGTGCTGCGTGGAGATGCCTTCGTTGCGGAAGTTGCGGTTGATCTCGTACACGCGTTCCAGCCCGCCGACGATCAGCCGCTTCAGGTACAGCTCGGGCGCGATTCTTAAAAAAAGATCGATGTCGAGGGTGTTGTGGTGCGTAATAAACGGGCGCGCCACCGCTCCACCGGCGACGGGGTGCATCATCGGCGTTTCCACCTCGACGAAGCTGCGCGCGTCGAAGAATCGCCGCAGTGCCTGCACTACCTTGGCGCGCTTCACAAAGACCGAGCGCACTTCGGGGTTCATCACCAGGTCCACGTAGCGCTGGCGGTAACGCGTCTCGACGTCGGTGAGCCCGTGCCATTTTTCCGGCAGCGGGAGCAGGTCCTTGGCGAGGAAGGTGCTCTCGTCCACGTGCACCGTGAGCTCGCCGGTGCGGGTGCGGAACAGGTAACCGCGGACGCCGATGTGATCGCCGATATCGAGCAGCTTGAACAGCTCCCAGCCCTTGTCGCCGACTGCGTCCTTCTTGGCGTAAATCTGCAGCCGCAGGCCGGCCTGCTGAAGGTGCGCGAAAGCCGCCTTGCCCATCAGACGAATGCCCACCAGACGCCCGGCGATGCGCATCTCGACCTTATTGGCTTCGAGTTCCTCGGAGGTCTTGCCGGAGTAATCGGTGACGATCTGCGGAACCGTGTGCGTGGTGGCGAACTTGTGCGGATACGCCGGTTGGCCGAGAGCTTCGATCTGAGCCAGTTTGTCGAGGCGGAGTTGGTAGATTTTTTCGTCGAGTGCCAAGGCGGTTCAACCTGTGACGTGGAAAACAACGATTATAAAGGATGGGAGGCGGCCATCCGGGCCGGCGGCATCACGCCGCGACTTGACGGACTGCCGTAAGCGCACATTGAGTGTGTTCATAGCTCACCAGGTGCTGTGACCGAAGGCCCGCTTCCCTTGTATGGCGGCGGGAACGGCTGTAGTATGTTGTGTTTCCAGAGCCGTACGCCAGGTAGGTCCAGGGAGTTATGCCGCAAAACTACGTCCCTATTTTCCTGTTTGTCGCCGTCGTCGCCGTCGCGATCCCGGCGACGCTCATGATCGGCAAGCTGGTCCGGCCGAACAATCCGGAAAAAGCCAAACTGATGCCGTACGAGTGCGGCATCGACCCGGTGGACAACGCCCGCGGCCGCTACACGGTGCGGTTTTACATCGTCGCCATCCTGTTCGTGGTCTTCGACGTGGAGACCATCTTCCTGTTTCCATGGGCGGTGCAATACCGGGCGCTGGGCTTGTTCGGACTGGTAGAGATGCTGGTGTTCCTGGTCATCCTGATCGTGGGGTACGTGTGGATCTGGAAAAAGGGCGCGCTGGAATGGGTGTAGGCGCCGCCGCTGGACACTCCGCCCTCCGCCGTTTCTCCAAGTGACCTGGCGTCCAGGGCGAGGTTTGCGCGGCGGCGATGTCCAGCCGGGAAGTGATTTTGGTCACAACTTGATGTGATCGCACGTTGCGGGGCCGGCACCCGATTGTTAAAAGCAGGGGAACCAACCCATTGCAGCCGTAGCGGTGAGGACCGAGCAAGGAATTCAATGGCCGACGAGACAACCCCCAAGGACCAGCCCAAGCCGCCGGAGACTAAGCCGGCGGCAGAAAAACCCGCGGCGGCGCCGCCCGCTGCCAAGCCGGCCGCTGCCGCACCCGCCAAGCCCGCCGGGCCGACCCCGCAGCCGTGGGAATCGGAGATGGTGGCCAAGTTCCAGGCGCGGTTCGGCTCCGGCATCCGCGAGGCCAGCACGTACGTGGGGCAGAACTACATGGTGGTGGACGGCTCGATCGTCTACGAGGCCTTGCAACTGCTGCGCGATGGCGAGGGCTTCGACTATTGCGTCGACATCACCGCCGTGCACTATCCCAAGCGCGAAGAGCAGTTCGATCTCGTCTGGATCCTTTATTCCTTCCCGCGTAACGAGCGCATTCGCGTGAAGACGCTGCTCAAGGACGGCGCCTCCGTCCCCAGCGTGGTGGCGCTCTGGTCCACGTCGAACTGGCTGGAGAGGGAAGTGTTCGATATGTTCGGCATCGGTTTCGAAGGGCATCCCGACCTGAAGCGGATCCTGCTGCCCGACGGCTGGAAGGGCCACCCCTTGCGCAAGGACTACCCCATCCTGCAGCAGGACACGGAATGGGTGAAGATCAACCTGGGTATTGAGAGCGGCCAATGACGGATTCGACCAAATCAGGTTTTTACGAAGAGACCGCCGCCCCCGACCACACCTTTCTCGATGCCAACGAGTTGGTGCTCAACATGGGTCCGCAGCACCCGTCCACGCACGGCGTGTTGCGCGTCATTTTGAAGCTGGACGGCGAGAAGGTGCTGGGCACCGAGTGCGTGATCGGCTACCTGCACCGCGGGGTAGAAAAGATCGCCGAGAACCGCACCTACACGATGTTCAACCCGTACGTGGACCGCATGGACTACGTCGCCGCGGTCTCCAACGGGCTGGGCTACTGCCTGGCGGTGGAAAAGTTGCTCAACATCGAGGCGCCGCCGCGCGCCGCCTACATCCGCGTCATCCTCACCGAGCTGAACCGGATGGCGAGCCACCAACTCTGGCTGGGCACGCACGCGCTCGACATCGGCGCCATGACCCCGCTGTTCTACACCTTCCGTGATCGGGAAGAGATCCTGAAGATTTATGAGAAGTACTGCGGCGCCCGGCTGACGACGCATGCCTTCCGCATCGGGGGCACGCTGTACGAGACCTACGAAGGGTTCGAGCAGGACGTCAACAACTTCGTGAAGTTCGTCACGCCGAAGATCGGCGAGTACGAGGAGCTGCTGACCACCAACCGCATCTGGGTGGAGCGCACCAAGGGCGTCGGCGTGCTGAGCGGCAAGGACTGCATCGACTTCGGCGTTACCGGGCCGGTACTGCGGGCCGGAGGCGTGAAGTGGGATCTGCGCAAGGCGCAGCCGTACTCCATGTACGAGAAATTTGATTTTGAAATTCCCACCGGTGAAAACGGCGATACCTACGACCGGTACATCGTGCGCATTGCCGAGATGCGGCAATCGCTGCGCATCATTGACCAGGCGGTAAACTCGATTCCCGAAGGCCCGATCATGGCTAAGGTACCGAAAGTGATCAAGCCTCCGGTCGGCGAAGTCTATGTTTCGATCGAGGCGCCCAAGGGCGAGCTCGGGTACTTTGTGGTGAGCGACGGCTCGACGCAACCGTACCGAGTGCGCGTGCGTCCGCCTTCGTTCGTCAACCTGCAGGCGCTGGACAAGATGGTGCGCGGGTCGCTGGTCGCCGATGTGGTCGCCGTCATCGGCACGCTGGACATCGTTTTGGGCGAGGTGGACCGCTGATGCTGGATTACGTCACCTCTTATCTGCATTCCAACCTCACGCCGGGCCAGGCGGGCAATTGGCTGTGGGCGCTGGTCTACATCCTGCTGATTTTCGCGGGCGTCTCCGGCATCGTCATCGTGATGAACTGGGGCGAGCGCAAGGCGCTGGCGCACATGCAGGTGCGGCTGGGCCCGATGCGGGTCGGCCCGCACGGCCTGATGCAACCCATCGCCGATGCCATCAAGCTGCTGACGAAAGAAGACATCATGCCCTCCGAAGCCGACAAGCCCATCTTCTGGATGGCGCCGGTGTGGGTGGTGATGATCGCCTTCAGCGTGTTCATCGTGGTGCCCTTCGGCCCGACGCACGCTGTCACCGACATGAACATCGGCATCCTGTTCATGCTGGGAGTTTCGTCGCTCGGCGTGCTCGGTGTGGTGATGGCGGGCTGGGCGTC encodes the following:
- a CDS encoding NADH-quinone oxidoreductase subunit D; amino-acid sequence: MTDSTKSGFYEETAAPDHTFLDANELVLNMGPQHPSTHGVLRVILKLDGEKVLGTECVIGYLHRGVEKIAENRTYTMFNPYVDRMDYVAAVSNGLGYCLAVEKLLNIEAPPRAAYIRVILTELNRMASHQLWLGTHALDIGAMTPLFYTFRDREEILKIYEKYCGARLTTHAFRIGGTLYETYEGFEQDVNNFVKFVTPKIGEYEELLTTNRIWVERTKGVGVLSGKDCIDFGVTGPVLRAGGVKWDLRKAQPYSMYEKFDFEIPTGENGDTYDRYIVRIAEMRQSLRIIDQAVNSIPEGPIMAKVPKVIKPPVGEVYVSIEAPKGELGYFVVSDGSTQPYRVRVRPPSFVNLQALDKMVRGSLVADVVAVIGTLDIVLGEVDR
- a CDS encoding acyl-CoA dehydratase activase, with the protein product MAINIGLDIGAVSLKLAAIGAAEDTGRLARLTARNPGGFFRAEFPATAALAGRPLALSRYRRIQGSPMQSTFDLLKEFYEHVPEESVEGIRVTGSGSELIAKVLGIYFENEFRTVAKGVREFYPDVRTVFEMGGETSKYVRLEPTAQSKYLGIVDYQSSGDCAAGTGSFIDQQASRLLYTVEEVGPAACGASCAARIAGRCSVFAKSDMIHAQQKGYTTEQILRGLCDAVARNFKSAIVKGKQVAPPVAFVGGVALNQGVRNAMRDAFQLSDDEFMVPEYYCWLGALGAAIFETGETRKRSFKRIHQLRQHAGKQSFACSEPLSMEGVLLLRDRVADVTVPDKGKIDAYLGIDIGSVSTNLVAIDTHGNLLHEIYLRTQGRPIEVVDKGLEEIEQVLGDRLNILGVGTTGSGRELIGELVGADTVNDEITAHKTGAMHVSERLGMERVDTIFEIGGQDSKFIRIDDGVVVDFTMNEACAAGTGSFLEEQAEKLGISIKDEFASLALASTKPARLGERCTVFMERDVSSLLMKGAEVGDLAAGLAYSVALNYLNRVVRGRKIGDAIFFQGGTAYNDSVAAAFSQILGKRIIVPPHNGVIGAIGMALIAQEVMQQRGRPASKFRGYHLDRVDYKTREFVCKACSNFCDIKEFNIEGERTYWGDKCSDKFRKRARTDRKPVVDDLIEYRDKILEQVLKPPAGNRKKVGIPRTMFFYDRFPFWCAYIQELGFEVVVSPRTDPVIATSGDELAVAQPCFPVKVAHGHVHKLLDSGVDYVLLPNTLNEYSEQRAEESHLCPWNQTLPFVVRAIPQMEAAREKFLVPTVNFRYGRKHVEKELAEFAKTLAISRRMSDRAVTAAYAAQGAFTDQILEAGAHALDALERTGEPALVLVGRSYNLYDRSINCDIPRKLRVQYGANVIPMDFLALEKEDIREVNPNMYWNSGRRILAAARITRRRRNLHLVYISNFKCGPDSYIKSFMNEAAGKPGLMLQFDGHSNDAGFITRCEAYLDSKGFLRCSATAT
- a CDS encoding NADH-quinone oxidoreductase subunit A, with protein sequence MPQNYVPIFLFVAVVAVAIPATLMIGKLVRPNNPEKAKLMPYECGIDPVDNARGRYTVRFYIVAILFVVFDVETIFLFPWAVQYRALGLFGLVEMLVFLVILIVGYVWIWKKGALEWV
- a CDS encoding NADH-quinone oxidoreductase subunit C, whose amino-acid sequence is MADETTPKDQPKPPETKPAAEKPAAAPPAAKPAAAAPAKPAGPTPQPWESEMVAKFQARFGSGIREASTYVGQNYMVVDGSIVYEALQLLRDGEGFDYCVDITAVHYPKREEQFDLVWILYSFPRNERIRVKTLLKDGASVPSVVALWSTSNWLEREVFDMFGIGFEGHPDLKRILLPDGWKGHPLRKDYPILQQDTEWVKINLGIESGQ
- the lysS gene encoding lysine--tRNA ligase, with product MALDEKIYQLRLDKLAQIEALGQPAYPHKFATTHTVPQIVTDYSGKTSEELEANKVEMRIAGRLVGIRLMGKAAFAHLQQAGLRLQIYAKKDAVGDKGWELFKLLDIGDHIGVRGYLFRTRTGELTVHVDESTFLAKDLLPLPEKWHGLTDVETRYRQRYVDLVMNPEVRSVFVKRAKVVQALRRFFDARSFVEVETPMMHPVAGGAVARPFITHHNTLDIDLFLRIAPELYLKRLIVGGLERVYEINRNFRNEGISTQHNPEFTMLEFYQAYSDYRDLMDLTEEMLPFVAREVNGATVNTFNGRELDWTAWQRLSMRDAIVKYWPAAAAPAPRVGDFSDAAQLEAAVTRLNSVRGEVIGERQRLDGVGREEIQRVEFDGADLGKTTVALFEAVAEKMLFQPTMICDFPKSVSPLSKDKRDEPGWVERFEVFVGGLEIGNAFSELNDPEEQLRRFQDQVRARAAGDEEAMAEVDYDYVRALSYGMPPTAGYGLGIDRVTMLLTDSRSIRDVILFPLLRPEKTGATAERATELEAGGEKK